Within the Salvia hispanica cultivar TCC Black 2014 chromosome 4, UniMelb_Shisp_WGS_1.0, whole genome shotgun sequence genome, the region atatgaagtattaattatatttattaaatatgtcAAGTAccttccattttttaaatatttacatatattttgtaatcCTTTGCACTTTGTATTTGCAATATCACTCCAAATTTGGTGATGTAGTATACAAACACACTTACTAGATATTTTCGAGATATTAAAACATATATCGTCCTCCAAAACTGGATTTTTATGAGTCTCTAAATTAAGCTAAGTGAGTaactatatagtactatttcttTCCTCATCACTTGTTATTAATAGATGTACAAAGCTAGTTCTTGAAGATAATTGATACGGCACGAGATTTGATATGGATATTGCAATATTGCCGGATCTGCCAACCTATCTTAATTCTTGATTAGTTAGGATTTgattagattttaattattgatttactTTCATAATtagttaggatttgatttgatttgtttccAAGTTTATGaatataagattattttttattataaatagtaaacACTTCAGATTGAGAGCAGTTTTTCTTAATCTGGACGGTTATTATAAATGGTGGACCAAAAGGTGTAGTTGCTTATAAATATGCAAACTACACTcaaatttgcatttttaatcaaatctaattaaatttaaataattcccAGAAATTGAAGTTGCAAGGTTTgcttatattttaatttcaatgaAATATAGTACTGCATTCATGGCAACAATAATCATTTTGTAAAGTTGTCATACTTGGATTTTGCTTGGTTTTAGAGAGTAATCTTGCATGGTTTTGATCGCATTTCGTCTATTATCGGATGTGATTATGattacttctctattattttggtatttgaccattttgttaagaatgtgtagaaaaaggtacaaaatatgtggatgtgcagcacccttggtttgagacaatattaactggagattttgaagtccaatcagcccctaatgcatatcaatctcttcgtcttcgaaagagcttcacgtgggtatcttgcacgcctcaatcAGAGTTCgatagaagaagttatggccgttataAGAACACTGCGCGTTCCAGAAAATTTCACGCGGCATGGTGAATTaaccacccggccgggtacggTGTTCTGCGCGGAAACAGTCAGAAAGTGGTCAAAAATGaccacccgaccgggtgaattttgctctttttaattccacccggccgggtacgctATTTTGGCGTATTTTTATGCCAAAAACGTGATTTTTTTATGGGGGATTAAAAGGAAGAACGCCTAGGTTTCATAATTCAACATTCCACCGCCTACCACACACTCTACACTTCCCCAATAACACTTTGAAGAGAGATTGgaagattgaagactacaAATCGAGAGATTGGAGTCTCTAATCCATAGAATCATTCCACAGGAGTATctatttgctttctttttttatgtatttgattgaacccattgtttttggttttcatgaagaacatgagtagctaattttattgtggagttttggtgaagactacaatggatgtttgtgattaattcaaggacttCTTTCGATTGCTTAGctcttgtgatttctttgttcATTCTTGTGCCTTTTCACttcaattgcttagctaccaattgggTTTGTGTACCTTTATAGTtgtaatcgagagatacctaTCCAGGGTTGATAAAAGAGTGAGCATCACTTTGATAAtctgcactcgagagaggggaaCCTTAGTGAGGGCTTGGGTCTTTTGTTCTATGGAGTTAATCTAAACatattagaaggagacttcaatattaagGGTTAATCAACGGGGTGAGTACACTCGCGAGGGGGCTCAACCTAGACTAGCGActttcctagtaatcctagagacataaaatgggtaatcgaagttgttgaatcaatcacaataCAATTCCATTGTAGTTCGATCCAAAACTCTCCTCTCCTCTTTGTGGTATCTTTTCACTTGTGTTTAATTCTTCTTGTTACTATTAATTCCTTGTTCGTTGTTATATGCTTATAGTAGTGTTAGAACAAAACCATTGCTCTTTGGATTGTCTAGATAGTAGTCGAAAATTGTTCATGATACTTGAGTTGATACAAtcttgtctctgtgggatacgatactcttgcttactaattgctacactagcctcgtacacttgcgggtattatttgtgttaaaataagtcgagtcaagtttttggtgccgttgccggggaaaaTTTTGTGTCATTATAGCTTAATATAGTGATAATAATAGAGATTACtaatctagattttatttttatttttatttttgagttctCTAATCTTTATGTTTGCTTGGGCAGGTTGTATGCACACGCGTTCTAAAGGTCCACCTTTAGAGCCAATCGATCTTGAGATCGAAGCATCCAACAGGAAGAGGAACGCACAGAGGATGTTAAACCAAAGGATTCGGATATCTTCACCCATTCATAGGCGTCTTTCTTCTCCTATTCAGAGAACTCCTTCATCTAGTCCATCTCTATTGCCATCTCCCATACAGTACGGGCAGCAGTCTCCAATTCTGATGGAGAAAAACGAGGAGAATAATCACAATGAGAACAATAATGAGAACAACGAGGAGAATAACAATGAGAACAATAATGTGGAAAATCCCGATCTCGTTGTCCATCAACTTCTTCAGCAAATGGCCAATATGCAAAGGCGTTTGGATGCGCAAAATGTGAGACCAAACCCCGTGCAGAATTTGTTTGCATACAGACGAGTGGCTAACCCACCGATCAACAATAGGGGGATTGCCGCTAACAGCTTTGAATTGAAGCCGGGGTTGATAAACAGGGCAGAAGCACATGCATTTGGTGGAACAGGTTCGGAAGATGCCAACAAGCACTTGACCAAGTTCATACAAATCAGCAACACGGTTAAGGCTAATGGGGTCCCAGATGATCAGATTTGCCTCAGACTATTCCCATTCTCTTTGAAGGACGATGCTAGAGATTGGTACGATAACATGGATCCTAACTCGGTCGCTACTTGGGATGCGATGGTTGAGCTTTTCCTGGATAAATACTACCCACCTAGCGAGGCACTAAAGCGACAAGCAGAAGTCATCTCCTACGCGATGCAGCCTCAGGAGAATATTCAAGAGGCATGGAAGAGATTTAAATATCTGATGAAGAGATGCCCCAACCACGGTTTAAGCCCGGGACAACAAGTCATAAATTTCTACAGAGGAGCCACTCCAGAGGCAGTGCGCGAATTGAATATGAGCGCAGGGGGGTCACTCCTTAGGTTGGGAGAAGAAGAGTCCCTAGAGGTGATTGAAAGGGTAGCTTCCAACGATGATTGATGGAAGAATGAGAGAAGCAAGACCTACAGGGTAGCATCCACGTCGGACATTGACAGGATGGACATGATGTCCAAGCAGCTAAACTTCTTGACAAACAAGCTAGGCTTCATGGGAACAGAGCCAACTGGGCTCGAAATTGAAGATGTGAATTATGTGCATCACGACGGCAACAACATGAATTACAACAACCACCGCCAGAATCAAGGAGGTGGTAACTTCAACAACTTTGGGAACAGGGCACATCCCAACTTGTCCTATTGGAATCCTAACAATTCCCTGCAGCCACCACCGGGATTCCAAGTGTCGAATGGTCAAGTCATTGGGACGAAAAAGAATGAGCTTGGAGATGTCTTGATGGCGTTTATGAAGCAAACAGGAGAGTGTATGGCCAACTCCGATAAGAGGCTGAAACAGGTAGAGATAGAGGTGCAAGACTTAAGCACCCACATGAAGAGTCTTGACAATCAAATGAGTCAGATAACTCAATCTGTGAGTAAATTACATACTCCCGGCCAATTTCCAGGGCAACCAATTGTGAACCCCAAAGATTGTAAGGCGATTCATCTTAGGAGTGGCAGAAACTATGAGGGTCCTTCTATGCCAGAGACCGCAGTTGAAAAGGAAGTCGAAGCTAAGGAAGTGccaaaagaagagaaagaagaagaggagatagAGGCGGAGTCACCTAATATGTCATCCGAGGTTCAACCCGAGGCAATTGTTCTACCCAAGCCAAAGGAAGTTAAAATTCATTTCCCTCAAGTGGTGCAAAAGAGGAAGTTAGATGAAAAGTTTGCGAAATTTCTTGAGATCTTCAAGAGGGTGCACCTCAACATACCTCTCATTGAGGCTCTCCAACAAATGCCCGACTACCTCAAGTTCTTGAAAGAGATTATGTCCTAGAAGAAGAAGTTGGTTGATTATGAAATCGTGAGCTTGACCGAGAATTGTAGTGCAATCATCCAACAAAAGATGCCGGCAAAGATGAAGGATCCGGGGATCTTCAACATCTCTTGTGTGATCGGGAATGATATGCAAACTAAGGCCTTGTGTGATTTGGGGGCAAGCATAAATCTTATGCCCCTAAGCTTCTTCCGGAAGTTGAAGTTCGGTGTCTTGAAGCCAACTACTATCACTCTTCAAATGGCGGATAAATCCAACAAGTTCCCCAATGGAATCCTAGAGAATGTATTGGTGAGAGTGAATGATTTTATCTTCCTGGTAAACTTTGTAGTTTTGGACATGAAGGAGGATCCAAATGTCCCCCTTATCCTTGGAAGGCCAGTCCTTGCTACGGGGAAGGCTCTAATTGATGTCACTAAGGGAGAACTTACCCTTCGACATGGAAATAAGACGGCCATCCTTTGTATGTTAGATAAGATGAAACGccaagaaatggaaaaattaatGAGGGTAGAAGCTAAGGCATTGGAGGTTAAAGAATGCAAGGTGGTACAAGAGGCATATGTGAAAGCCAAGGATGATACTAAATTGGCACAAggtgtatttatagaaattgTTGTTGGGAAAAATGTGAAACATATTTGGTGGAAGAAGCGGTTGAACAAGCTTTATGTGGTTGCACGAGCTAAGACGGTCCCCGATAAAATTGTTAGAGTAAGGTTGGATCGTTGAAACAAAGCTTGCAATGCGTCGAGCCGACGACGATAACCAAAGGCACTATAGGGGAGGTAACCCCTAGTAGGTaacttttgatttgttttcgTTTTAGTTTGTCTATTATATAAGTCTCCCttctccaccaacttttcaaacttattctttGCATAGTCTTGAATAAATTTGGGGGGGTGATATGGTGGATAGTGAGCCTTATGAgataatttgttgtttttatttgattagttGTCTTTTGTTGCCTTTTATTTACGTTttaggatatttttttttctttgctttagACCTCCGTGagttgttttggttttggttgttatggaattgaatttgaacttGTTTGAATTCTAGTTTCTTGGGGTAAAGACTAGTTGTTAATGATAAAAACTTCATCCATCTTTTAAGCTATCATGGTCTTTGACTTAAGAGTTTGAGTAATAGGTGCATAAGTAACGAATTGCTTGTTTGCCTTGATTCATGCTATTACCCGAGTGAGATTTGAGCCAAACATTCATTTCAGtgtaattttatcatttacttgttgttgtttctagaacttgctcccgATCATATTAAGTCTATATACTAAATGTGAGTTTAGGAGATGACGTTAGGCTCTCTTTGTTCCTCCCTTCACAAGTGCTATATTTCTATCCCTAGTTAACCCTCTTAGCCTAAAAAGTTCTCCAATGTTATTGATTTGTTAAGTTCACTCTCAAAAGTGTCAATCTACAAATTTGGAAGCATATATAGGGGGTTGGCGTTGCTTAAAAAAATGggaggtataagctagacgaagtctagagaaaaaaaatgcatatataaaaagagagaaaaagaaaaataaaaatttgaggTATAAGCTAGACGAAGTCTAGAGGAGTTTTTGCTTGGGAATTTCAATAAGAGAGGACCGGATAGGAGGAAGAAGTTCGACAAAGTCTTACTTTTCTGATATTTGTTATGAGAAATGGTCTTTTGTTGGGATTTGTAATATGCGAGTACTTGTgcttctcttacttttcagCCACTTTAGCCAAAATGTTCCCTACCGTCCAAAGAGCCATATTACAACCTTAATAAAGTCCTTTCTGATTTTAGATTCACATTCACATTCTAGTAGAGAGATGTTTGATTtggagcaagcctatggtaaacactacttgtattttgatttgagaGTATTATTTCTATACATACACTTTTGAGAGTGAGATACACACACATATCTTGAGAGAAGCATGAATCCAAGGTGATATACAAGTTAGTAGTAACAGTGCACTCGACGGCTTGACTtgatataatttgtattttgataTGCCCTTGTATTCCATACTCTTTGAAACAGCGATGATGTCGAAATCTCTTTAAATCCAAGTCTTCTTTTAGTTCTTTTTGTTCATTGCTCGAGGACTAGCAATTATATAAGTTTGAGGGAgttgacatacttggatttttcTTGGTTTTAGAGAGTAATCTAGCATGGTTTTGATCGCATTTCGTCTATTATCAGATGTGATTATGattacttctctattattttggtatttgaccattttgttaagaatgtgtagaaaaaggtacaaaatatgtggatgtgcagcagccttggtttgagacaatattaactggagattttgaagtccaatcattctctaattcatataaatctcttcttcttcaaacgagcttcgcgtgggtatcttgcacgcctcaatcggagttcggtagaagaagttatggccgttataAGAACACTGCGCGTTCCAGAAAATTTCACGCGGCTGGGTGAATTAACCACCCGTCCGGGTACGGTGTTCTGCGCGGAAACAGTCAGAAAGTGGTCAAAAAtgaccacccggccgggtgaattttgctctttttaattccacccggccgggtacgctATTTTGGCGTATTTTTATGCCAAAAACGCGATTTTTTATGGAGGATTAAAAGGAAGAACGCCTAGGTTTCATAATTCAACATTCCACCGCCTACCACACACTCTACACTTCCCCAATAACACTTTGAAGAGAGATTGgaagattgaagactacaAATCGAGAGATTGGAGTCTCTAATCCATAGAATCATTCCACAGGAGTATctatttgctttctttttttatgtatttgattgaacccattgttttggttttcatgaagaacatgagtagctaattttattgtggagttttggtgaagactacaatggatgtttgtgattaattcaaggacttCTTTCGATTGCTTAGctcttgtgatttctttgttcATTCTTGTGCATTTTCACttcaattgcttagctaccaattgggTTTGTGTACCTTTATAGTTGTATCGAGAGATACCTATCCAGGGTTGATAAAAGAGTGAGCATCACTTTGATAATctacactcgagagaggggaaCCTTAGTGAGGGCTTGGGTCTTTTGTTCTATGGAGTTAATCTAAACatattagaaggagacttcaatattaagGGTTAATCAACGGGGTGAGTACACTCGCGAGGGGGCTCAACCTAGACTAGCGActttcctagtaatcctagagacataaaatgggtaatcgaagttgttgaatcaatcacaataCAATTCCATTGTAGTTCGATCCAAAACTCTCATCTCCTCTTTGTGGTATCTTTTCACTTGTGTTTAATTCTTCTTGTTACTATTAATTCCTTGTTCGTTGTTATATGCTTATAGTAGTGTTAGAACAAAACCATTGCTCTTTGGATTGTCTAGATAGTAGTCGAAATTTGTTCATGGTACTTGAGTTGATACAAtcttgtctctgtgggatacgataccCTTGCTTactaattgctacactagccccgtacacttgcgggtattatttgtgttaaaataagttgagtcaaaagtagaatgtgaatattttaaaaaattcaaaatttcatttcatcttGATCACCTAACTCTAGATTGTATTTGGTGGTTTACTTGGAGAAATGAGTTGTTTCGATGCTGAATAAATGTGTGTTCAGTCTTATTTGTATTTTAGGTTGAACTAACTTTTGgttcattattaaaaaaataacaataaaatttaaaaatagttaatttaCCAATGTCAATGCTGTCTCACAAATTCAATATATCTCTGTCTCAATCTCTTTCTTCACACTTTGAATATTCgatattttgtaaatatacaatattcttaataaataaatattttattgtaaaaattaaaataatattatcgtAGACGCATGTCGCATTATAATTGCTTTAGATTTATCGCATTGTATTAGGATTTTGTTGTATATCGCTTCAATGTATAATTACGATAGTTATCATTTGTGTAATAAAATTACTCTACATATGAAAAGTTACTTCGAAACAGTCAATTAGTAAAAGCTAACTatatacttcaattttttgtataGTGAACTTATTATCCATGAGACAATTTActtaaaactgaaaaaatatgaaacaaatcAATAGGGAGTATACATTAATAACAAAGAATCttctaaaaacaaaaataatcgATGGAATTTTAGTTTAGATCTATTCCGACCCACACAATATTAAAGATTGATATAACAGtcatcaatattataaatataattgtaaataCGATATCCTGATGGATATGTTGACAATCTCGTGAACCACATATATAGCAAAAGTTTGTCCGACATCTGCATATATGAAACATgaaagaaacacaaaaaagaaaaattacgAGACAAATCAAAAGTCAATTAAAGGCTATAATTAAAGTGGTAATAGTAAGAGTGTAGACAAAAACATAGTAGTTAAAAATACCTGCACGTAATAGATCGACAACCTTGAATGCGTTCTATTGCATGACCACACTTAGGGCATCTTTTCCACTTCATCTCCTCAagaaaaagaccaaattgaaCGTCGTTTTCATCCATTACTTGGGATGCCTCACTGCACCTAAACCCAGCGTGCCATGGAGCCCTACACGCGTAGCATACGAGCCTCTTGCAAGCGGGGCAAGCACATTTTGTGGTTGCCATGTCGCAATCATTAATAATCAGCTCAGAGCAGTCCCGATAAGGGCAATAACAGCTTGTGTAAGTTGAAACAATAGATAGGCACAAACAATCAGACCACTTTACAAAGAGCGAAGATGGGATCATCTGCCGACATTCCATGGGAATTAAGATTTTTCCGCAATCCAATTTTGGGCACTTGATGGTACATATGTTGTCATCAATCTTTGATTGGATGTGGCTACCTATGCACTATTCAATCACAAAGTttgatagtattaattattaaatcgAAATTGGTCGCTAATATCACCAACTATGTACTAATCAATTTTCAAGAAACGTAGAATATAACAATGaaacaaaccctaattatctAATTTTAGTGTAGGGTATTATAGAttcaaaactaataaataaaaaaagaaaaaaaaaatcatgcgACCTaccataaaacaaatattatgaaCACAATTGGCACCGTGGCTGAATTTTTGGCTCAACATTGCTGGTTCTATGCAGATTTCACACGTGAAAGTTTGTTGTATTTCGTCGCTCATGAAGCTTGTATCTTGCCATATTTCTCCGCTCGTATCTTGCCATATTTCGTAGATCATGACGCTTGTATCTTCGCTTGTATCTTGTTGTATTTCGTAGATCATGACGCTTGTATCTTCGCTTGTATCTTGTTGTATTTCGTTGCTCGTGACGCTTCTATCTTCCTTGTATCTTGTTGTATTTCGTCGCAAATTTACAAACTTTAATTAAGACCTAATAACGACTATGTATCTATatctataatatatagtattatacgTTTTAAAAGAGAatctctccaattccaatAAGAATTCGGTTTGTTACCAAACCTGCATTACAAAGtattatat harbors:
- the LOC125221050 gene encoding uncharacterized protein LOC125221050; this translates as MPAKMKDPGIFNISCVIGNDMQTKALCDLGASINLMPLSFFRKLKFGVLKPTTITLQMADKSNKFPNGILENVLVRVNDFIFLVNFVVLDMKEDPNVPLILGRPVLATGKALIDVTKGELTLRHGNKTAILCMLDKMKRQEMEKLMRVEAKALEVKECKVVQEAYVKAKDDTKLAQGVFIEIVVGKNVKHIWWKKRLNKLYVVARAKTVPDKIVRVRLDR